The DNA segment GCGGAAGAAGCCGCGCAGCCCCCGGTTTTGTTCCGCTGCGTCCGGCGCCGGCTGCCGCTGCGCCGGTTCGCGCGCCCGGTCCGGTTCGTGCCGCTGTTCCGCGCGTGGTTGTCCTGCGCCCGCGGCGGCGTCGCCGGCTGATGCGGCTGGCGGTTCGTGTCCGCTGGCCGTTGGCGGCGCGTGCCGTTGCCCACTGTGCGCTGGAGCATGTTCACGCTGAGCCGGCTCTGCCGGTGGCAGGGGAACTGGCGCCGGCATTGCGCCGTGCGCCTGCCGCCCTGGGTGTGCGTTGGCTGGGTCTTGCGCGTGGGCTGGCTCCGGGCGCGGTGCCGGCCGGCCATGCGCTGCGGGCTGCGGTGTGCGCGGGGCGGGCATGGGCGGCCGCGCCCCGGTGCCCGGTGCCATGTCCGGCCGGGCCGGGACCTGCGGGTGCGGGTGGTAGCGCGGATGCCAGTGCGGGTGAGCGTCGGGGAAATACCAGGGGTCGTAGCCGGACCCGAACCACCACGGTCCGTACCAGGGGTCGTACCACCAGGGATAGGGCGAGCCATAGGGCGCCACGGCATCCGGCCACAGATACCAGGCCTGTGCCTCGACCACGGGATAAACATAGGGATATGTGCCGACCATGCCGATCTCGCCGGCACGCAGGATCCCGCTGACAGTGACGCGGCGGTCATGAACATACTGGGCCGGATCGAGGAAGGCGGGCACGACGGCGATGAAACGTCCCTGGCTGTCATCACCGGGCTGCGGTTCGCCGTCTGCGGCCAACGGCCGAGCCAGCACACTCAGCCGGGTGACAGTGGCGAGGTTGTCGGTGGCGATCAGCACGCCGCCCCAGCGCACGGTCTGGCCGACGTAGTCGGCGAGGCGGGCGGCCGCCAGCGCCGGTGTCGGGTTGTCCTGCGGTCCATGGCGGATCTGCAGCGGCACCGGCGTGGTACAGCCGGCGAGCAGCAGTGTGCTCAACGCCAGCATGACGCACGCGGATCTGCGGCATTTTATGTACATGGCACGGTTGCGCCTGAGTTTGCCGTGGCTGGCCGGCTCGCACGTGCCGGAGTGAACGAATCGCTGATGCGGCGGGTGGGTGTCATGCCTCGACGTCCTCCAGGGCTGCCTGCAAGCGGTCGAGGAAGCCTGTCTGGCTGACCGACATCCACTGGCGGGCCGCAACGAGTGTGAACCAGCGTCCGGCGTCTATCTCCGGGTACTCCCCGAAGCGGCCGGAATGGCGCGGCCACTCGAGCGTGAAGGTATTGCTGCGTATCCCGGCGACGTCGAGGTCGCCCTCCAGTGCCCAGGCATGGACGATCTTGCCGCTTTTCATCCTGAGTGCACCGAGCGCGATGAAAGCGCCGTCGACGGCGTAACCGGTCTCTTCCTCGAACTCGCGCCGCGCGGCGGCGAGCGGTGCCTCGTCCACTGCCCCGATTCCCTTGGGGATCGACCACGCCCCCATGTCCTTGTCCTGCCACAACGGCCCGCCGGGATGCACCAGCAAGACCTGCAGCTGCCCATCCACGTACCGGTACAACAGGATGCCGTAGCTCTGGACGCTCATGGGCGGGCGCGGGCAAGGCATTTCGGGACGGAAAGCATGATGGCAATACTAGGGTTAAAGCGTGCCGCGTGCCAGATAGCCGGTTCGTCGCGCAGCAGCAGGTCATGTCCGCGCACGGCGGCGGCCGGTACGGGATACTGCGGCCCTGTCGCCTGTCGTGCGCCGGGTGAGGCTAAAGTCCGATGCCGACGCCGAGGCCGAAGATGACGCGGGTACGGTCGCGTGCGCGCTCGCGTGGCCAGAGATAGAGCTGCCGCGCACTGATCACCGGGTAGGTATAGTCCGACGCGCCGACACGGCCGGTCATGTTGCCCGTGATCGTGCCGGTTGCGGTGACGAGTCGACCCTCGGCATAGCTGGCCGGCTCCAGATAACCCGACTGTACGAGGATGAAGCGTCCCAGTGGATCGCGTTCCTGTTGCGGCCATTCGCTGCTGTCGAGCGGGTAGGCCAGCACCTCGATACGGGTGCTGTCATCCAGGTTGGTGGTGTTCAGGATGACACCGCCCCACAGCACCGTGCGGCCGCTGGCGGTTTGCGGTGCGGCACTGACGCCGACCGGCGTCAGTGTACGCTCGACCCCCGCGGTCTCGAAGGTGGGTCCGCTGGCACAGGCGGCGAGCAGCAGCGACAGTGCGAGCGCGAGGCAACGCTGCAGGTGCGGCATGGGTGTCAGCGCCAGTAACGGTAGGGATAGGCGTAAGGATAGCCGCGATAGTACCAGGGGCTGTACCAGCGGTCGTACCACCAGGGGTCGTACCACGGATCATCGTAGTAGTGATAACGGTCGGTTTCCTGCGGCCACAGGTACCACGCCTGTGCCTCGACGACCGGGTAGACGTAGGTGTGTTCGCCCACTTTGCCGGACTCGGTGCCTCGGACCGTGCCCGTCACGGTGATGCGCCGGTCGGGTGCGTAGACCTTGGGGTCCAGGAATTCGGGTACGCGCACGATGAAGCGACCCGCGTTGTCATCCGTCAGCCGGGGTTCGCCGTCCCGGTACAGCAACCGTCCCAGTACCGTGAGTCGTGTGGCATCCTTGCGGTTCTCCGTCGCGATGATCGAACCGCCCCACCGCACCTGCTGATCGCGGTAGGTGTCGATCTCGCCGCGTACGACCGCTGGCCACGGACTGTCCGCCGGCCCTTGCCGGATCAGCGGCGGTATCGGCGAGGTGCATGCACTGAGCAGCGTTGCCGCAAGCACCATCGTGCCGGTAAGTGATCTCGCTTGCAGCATGATTCTATCCTCCTGCGGTCTCGCATAACGTTAGACCGCCGGGGCGGCAAAAGGTGCGGTTGCCGCCGGCGCGCCGTGTTCTCGCGCCGTGCCGAGCCGGTGAGTGCAGAGGCGTGTCGCTGCGGGTCGGCATGGCGAGGGTCGAGCCGGCAATAGTGTGAACGTGGGTCAGACTCACAGCCGGCGCCGTGCCGTTGCCGCGGCAGGGATTCCGTACCTAGCCGGCGCGGCCGGCGTCGCGAGCGCCCGGCTCCGTCGCCGCGAGTTGGTGTGCCGGGGCAGCCCCGCCGGCCATGGTGGCCCGGGACCGAATCGGGGGGGAGACCAGCGCGCTGGTCTGAGTGCGACCGTGTACCTTTTCGTTGTAGAGGCCGGTACCGACGATGCCGCCCTCGTTGCTGCTGGCGATGGCCGCAATCAGTATCCGGCCGGGATCGATCGGTTGCCAGGGTTCGGCAAGCACCGGGAGCGAAGCGAGCGATCCGCTTAAGAGCGCGAGCAGTGCCGCGCTGGATCCGCGCTCCCGGTGATGCCGAATTCGGTTGCTGTGGTTCATGGTCTCTAACCTCGGTTGCCGCAGGAATCGCCGCATACGATGCTGCCGTGATGTCGGCGCTGTTTCCGGACTCGGATGCCGCTGCTTACCGGTGAGACATGTCAGGCATCATCCTGACGCAGCCAGACTCTATCCGAGCGATTCCTTCGCATGCGCGATGCAGATCCCAGTCCTGAAAATTGCTGAATATCAAGCAAGCACCAGGCCAGAGTGAATAAGCGTCTGATTCGCCCCGAAATGCCGGCACGAACGCCGGGGGTGGGACGGTTTGTGTGCGACAAACCGTCTCCCGTCAGCGACAGTGTGCACGTGTTTCAGGGCAAGTCATTGTTTGTCAGACGCATCGGGCATCGTCGCCTGACGACAATGTCCAAGTTTACGCGGCATGTCACAGCGGCGCGGTCAGCAGGGCATGAGGCTGGGGTAAAAACCGTGTCAGCGCGTGCGCAAATTCACTGCTGTGCGACGTGCAAGCACCGCTGCCGGCCTGCACTCGGCGTTGTCTGGTGCGGCCGGACACCGGCGCTCGGTCGCCGGCTGACGGTCCGCTGTCGAACGCTGTCCGGGTAACAGCCGCGTGCTAACATACCTGCGTCTGCCGGCCCGGCGCTGCGCCGGGCACAATGGTGGCACCGTCCCTCAATCACACACAGCTGCAGGCATGCAGGAAGACAGTCCGATGTCGAGCCGGAGCGAGAATCCGTTCGAGTCCATCAGGCGCCGTCTGCGCGAGTTCGCCGCCGCGCGCGACTGGGATCAGTTCCACTCGCCCAAGAATCTCGCCATGGCGCTCATCGTCGAGGCAGCCGAGCTGGTCGAGCAGTTCCAGTGGCTGTCCCAGGCCGAGAGTCAGTCCCTGGCGCCCGCCAGGCGCACGGCCGTGGAGCAGGAGCTCGCCGATATCCAGATTTATCTCATTCGCCTGGCCGACAGGCTCGAGATCGACCTCGAACATGCCGTCGACGCCAAGCTGGAGATTAATGCGCGCAAGTATCCCGCAGACCAGGTGCGTGGCAGCGCGGAGAAATACGACGCCCGTGACGACGGCGGCTGACGGCCGCTCACAGCGCCGGTCCGCGGCCAGCGCCGGGCGGCGCGAGCCGGCACTTTCATGCAATGCAGGCTACAGGGAGCAGTACTGACATGAGCAATTCTCTCGTTTTCAAGGATATCCGTCCCTGGCCCAACCCGCTCCTCGAGCGGGCCAGTATCGTCGGGCATACGACGGCGGATTCCTGCCGGATCTGGGTGCGGGTGGCGGATCTGGGGGATTTCACATTGCTGGTCTATCCGTCACACAGGGATGCGGGCAACGCACTGTTCAGCGGTTTCAAGGAAGTCCCCTATACCGGCATGGCGGCGCTGCCGGCGTGGGTGCAGCGCTATCCGTTCGCCGTGTACGATGAGCTGCAGGACACGACCTGCGTGATCGAGGTCGAGGGGCTGGAGCCGGCGACAGAATATCGCTACGCGGTATTCGGCGCACACCAGGACCGGGGGCGCATCGTCATCGGCAGGGACTACGAGTACCGCTTCCGCACGTTGCCCGCGCAGGCCGGCGTGTTCAGCTTCGGATTCTATTCATGTCACATGCCCTACAAGGTTTCCCTGTTCGGCAGGACCTCCGTGGTCAACGAACACATGTGGGACTGTCTGAACGAGGTGCTGGAGCGGCATTACGCGCAGGACCTGCGTTTCGTCATCGCCGGTGGTGACCAGGTGTACGCGGATGGTGTGAAGACGCTCGATATCTGGAAACTGCTCAATGCCCGCATGGCCAAATCGGGTGGCGAGCTGAGCCCGTCCTATGACGAGATGGTGAGCTGGTACCGCGATATCTATCACGGGTACTGGGGATTCCCCGGCGTGCGCAAGGCCTTCGCCGGCTATCCGACCTACATGATCTGGGACGATCACGAGATTGCCGACGGCTGGGGTTCGTTCCTGCTCGGCGGTGGCAAGGACGAACTGGACGAGCGTTTTCCCGAGCGCAGGGCCAGAAAGCTCAGCCGCCGCGACTGCCTGGAATTGCGCGAACGCATGCAGGCGGCGGCGTCCCGGGTATACCGGGAATACCAGCATTCCCATAATCCGGACAGTCCCGCCGACGGGGGCGACGGGACGTTCGATTATCATTTTGTCGCACAGGGCGCGGCCTTCTATGTGCTCGACGGGCGCGGCTGTCGCGATATCAACCGCCGTTCCCGCCGGGTGCTCGGGGTCGCGCAGTTCAACCGGTTCCGGCGCTGGCTGGAGGCATTGCAGCCGCGCAGTACGCCCTTCCTGTTCGTCGTGTCAACGGTGCCGGTACTGCACATGCTGCCGGTGCTGGTGAACGCGGACGACAATGTGCTGGCCGACGTCGCGGATCTGCAGGACGATCTGCGCGACGCCTGGGAACACGAGAAACACGACTCCGAGCGCAAGGCGCTCGTCCGGGCGCTGTTCGCGGCTGCGGAGCGGGGTATCAGGGTCTGCATACTGAGCGGTGACGTGCATACTTCCGCCGCCTTCCGCATGATCGACGCGCGCACCGGCGCGGTCATCTATCAGTTGACGTCGAGTGCCATCACCTACAACAAGCCACGGGCGCTGGGGTGGCTGCTCGGCCACACCGTGGCGGAAGCGGGGCAGTCGCCGGACGGGTACCGGTTCGAACGCCTGGCGCTGTACACGGACAGCAATTTTTCCCTACTCCAGGTCGACCCGGTGCAGGATATGGTCACGTTCCGCCTCTACGGCGAACAGAAGGTGTCCGATCCGGACGAGCGGGAGCAGGACCGGGCCGTTACCCATTCGCTCGCCAGTATCGAGTGCCGCTTCAGCCCCCGGGCCTGATGACGGCGGCAAGCGCCGAACCGCTACGGTGACTGCGGCGAACCGGTAACCGTCGCGCTGTCCGGCGTTGCCGCATCGGTCTGATGCAGCTCACGGTGGCACAAGGCCAGTTCCTTCTGCGTCTTGACGCGTCTGGAGACCTCGGTCTTCAGCTTCTCGAACAGGTCGTCGCGTTCGGCACTGAGCTTGGCCAGCCGCTCGCGCAACTGCTGCAGCATGGCGGCATTCGCCTCGGCGTCGGATCCGGGAGGGGGGGCGCCGACCGTGGCCGCGGCCGTGCCGGCAGCCGTCTGCGCCCCGTCACCGTCTTCGGGCGCTGCCTGCCGGACGGCGAGCGCCCCCTGCAGGGTGGTGGCGTGGGTCTCGAGACGGGTACTGGATGCGCTCAGCTGATCCCGCAGCGTCTCCAGCTGGGACATGGCCGCGCCGAGCTGCCCGGCCGATGCGGCGGTCTGGGACTGCGCCTCCTGCAGCGCCCGGGAGGCGGTCTGCAGCCTGGCATTCAGCACGGCCAGTTCCCGGTCACGGCCGGTGA comes from the Pseudomonadota bacterium genome and includes:
- a CDS encoding Slp family lipoprotein, with the protein product MLALSTLLLAGCTTPVPLQIRHGPQDNPTPALAAARLADYVGQTVRWGGVLIATDNLATVTRLSVLARPLAADGEPQPGDDSQGRFIAVVPAFLDPAQYVHDRRVTVSGILRAGEIGMVGTYPYVYPVVEAQAWYLWPDAVAPYGSPYPWWYDPWYGPWWFGSGYDPWYFPDAHPHWHPRYHPHPQVPARPDMAPGTGARPPMPAPRTPQPAAHGRPAPRPEPAHAQDPANAHPGRQAHGAMPAPVPLPPAEPAQREHAPAHSGQRHAPPTASGHEPPAASAGDAAAGAGQPRAEQRHEPDRAREPAQRQPAPDAAEQNRGLRGFFRRWRNSE
- a CDS encoding NUDIX domain-containing protein yields the protein MSVQSYGILLYRYVDGQLQVLLVHPGGPLWQDKDMGAWSIPKGIGAVDEAPLAAARREFEEETGYAVDGAFIALGALRMKSGKIVHAWALEGDLDVAGIRSNTFTLEWPRHSGRFGEYPEIDAGRWFTLVAARQWMSVSQTGFLDRLQAALEDVEA
- a CDS encoding Slp family lipoprotein, with protein sequence MPHLQRCLALALSLLLAACASGPTFETAGVERTLTPVGVSAAPQTASGRTVLWGGVILNTTNLDDSTRIEVLAYPLDSSEWPQQERDPLGRFILVQSGYLEPASYAEGRLVTATGTITGNMTGRVGASDYTYPVISARQLYLWPRERARDRTRVIFGLGVGIGL
- a CDS encoding Slp family lipoprotein, with product MLQARSLTGTMVLAATLLSACTSPIPPLIRQGPADSPWPAVVRGEIDTYRDQQVRWGGSIIATENRKDATRLTVLGRLLYRDGEPRLTDDNAGRFIVRVPEFLDPKVYAPDRRITVTGTVRGTESGKVGEHTYVYPVVEAQAWYLWPQETDRYHYYDDPWYDPWWYDRWYSPWYYRGYPYAYPYRYWR
- a CDS encoding nucleotide pyrophosphohydrolase; amino-acid sequence: MSSRSENPFESIRRRLREFAAARDWDQFHSPKNLAMALIVEAAELVEQFQWLSQAESQSLAPARRTAVEQELADIQIYLIRLADRLEIDLEHAVDAKLEINARKYPADQVRGSAEKYDARDDGG
- a CDS encoding alkaline phosphatase D family protein, giving the protein MSNSLVFKDIRPWPNPLLERASIVGHTTADSCRIWVRVADLGDFTLLVYPSHRDAGNALFSGFKEVPYTGMAALPAWVQRYPFAVYDELQDTTCVIEVEGLEPATEYRYAVFGAHQDRGRIVIGRDYEYRFRTLPAQAGVFSFGFYSCHMPYKVSLFGRTSVVNEHMWDCLNEVLERHYAQDLRFVIAGGDQVYADGVKTLDIWKLLNARMAKSGGELSPSYDEMVSWYRDIYHGYWGFPGVRKAFAGYPTYMIWDDHEIADGWGSFLLGGGKDELDERFPERRARKLSRRDCLELRERMQAAASRVYREYQHSHNPDSPADGGDGTFDYHFVAQGAAFYVLDGRGCRDINRRSRRVLGVAQFNRFRRWLEALQPRSTPFLFVVSTVPVLHMLPVLVNADDNVLADVADLQDDLRDAWEHEKHDSERKALVRALFAAAERGIRVCILSGDVHTSAAFRMIDARTGAVIYQLTSSAITYNKPRALGWLLGHTVAEAGQSPDGYRFERLALYTDSNFSLLQVDPVQDMVTFRLYGEQKVSDPDEREQDRAVTHSLASIECRFSPRA